In Salisediminibacterium beveridgei, one DNA window encodes the following:
- a CDS encoding 6-phospho-beta-glucosidase translates to MSEQALKIAVIGGGSSYTPELIEGFIQNYSELPITELYLVDIPEGQKKLEIIENLVRRMLKKKEIPISVHVTLNRREAIENADFVLTQIRVGLLEARAADERIPLQYQCIGQETTGAGGFSKALRTIPVILDICKEMEELAPDAFLINFTNPAGIITEAVAKHSRIKSIGLCNLPIGIKKKIANYAKTDIDNLAVEWVGINHLNWTTQIKLHGKDVLDQFLNNPAGEDSFSVKNIPDFKWDEDFLSSLGGLPCGYLRYYYMADKMLADELEAEREDGTRAEVVKKIEDELFAVYENTELNEKPALLENRGGAYYSLAAVNLISSIYNDKKDIQTVNTQNNGMLKFLSDDASIEINCVIDSQGAHPIQIQSDVKPHMIGLLQIVKAFESLTVEAAVKGDYQTALQALNLHPLVTSVTVAKAMLNDFLKEHERFLPQFNK, encoded by the coding sequence ATGAGTGAACAGGCGTTAAAAATCGCAGTGATTGGCGGAGGGTCATCGTACACGCCTGAGCTGATCGAAGGTTTTATCCAAAACTACAGCGAACTGCCCATCACTGAGCTGTATTTGGTGGATATTCCGGAAGGACAGAAGAAGTTGGAGATTATCGAAAACCTTGTGCGGCGCATGCTGAAGAAAAAGGAGATTCCCATAAGCGTTCATGTGACGCTTAATCGAAGAGAGGCCATTGAAAATGCCGATTTTGTCCTGACTCAAATCAGGGTGGGTCTTCTTGAAGCCAGGGCGGCTGATGAACGAATCCCGCTTCAATACCAGTGTATCGGTCAGGAGACAACCGGTGCTGGCGGCTTTTCAAAAGCGTTGCGCACGATTCCGGTCATTCTCGATATTTGTAAAGAGATGGAGGAATTGGCTCCGGACGCTTTTCTGATTAATTTTACCAACCCTGCCGGAATCATCACGGAGGCCGTGGCCAAACATTCGCGTATCAAAAGTATCGGGTTATGCAACCTGCCAATTGGCATCAAAAAGAAAATTGCCAACTACGCGAAAACGGACATCGACAACCTCGCTGTTGAATGGGTTGGGATCAATCACTTAAACTGGACTACCCAAATTAAACTGCACGGTAAGGATGTGCTCGACCAATTCTTGAATAATCCCGCCGGGGAAGACAGTTTTTCTGTTAAAAACATTCCGGATTTCAAATGGGATGAAGATTTCCTGAGTTCATTAGGAGGCCTGCCATGCGGCTATCTTCGCTACTATTACATGGCAGACAAGATGCTGGCGGATGAACTCGAAGCAGAGCGTGAGGATGGAACGAGGGCAGAAGTGGTCAAAAAAATCGAAGATGAATTATTTGCTGTCTATGAGAATACAGAGCTCAATGAAAAGCCTGCATTGCTTGAAAACAGAGGCGGAGCTTATTATTCTCTCGCAGCTGTTAACCTGATTTCGTCCATTTATAACGACAAAAAAGATATTCAGACCGTGAATACGCAAAACAACGGGATGCTCAAATTTCTGAGTGACGATGCGTCGATCGAAATCAATTGTGTGATTGATTCGCAAGGCGCTCATCCCATACAGATTCAGTCGGACGTGAAACCCCACATGATCGGGCTTTTGCAAATCGTCAAAGCGTTCGAATCACTGACCGTGGAAGCGGCCGTAAAAGGAGATTATCAAACCGCGTTACAGGCATTGAACCTTCATCCGCTGGTGACTTCGGTCACCGTGGCAAAAGCGATGCTGAATGACTTTTTGAAAGAACATGAACGCTTTTTACCGCAATTCAACAAATGA
- a CDS encoding N-acetylglucosamine kinase: protein MKHILAVDGGNSKTHAVIVNESGDLLGQGFSPGTNYTGTGPALFLSRLQSAVDQAMNKADLQPGEIDYVQYGLAGADRPEDRVILNQLVSSMPFQHWGLECDTLQGLRSGSPEYLGVVIICGSGTNAAGRDKYGKTVQIGGFGYRFGDAAGGAFMAQETFRAAIRSWETRDDKTMLEEMVPKELGFSTMGELYRFALDNQDFSVPSALTHVLHEAAEKNDQTAISLLRNVGEELGKAGKAVINQLPALHEVMIPIVLNGSVLQKGKSPDLINRLKETLENNGIHDYELINSTILPVHGSVFLAFDALGIAIPYEKIHAHESFQIGKEDES, encoded by the coding sequence TTGAAACATATACTTGCAGTCGATGGCGGCAACAGTAAAACACATGCAGTGATAGTCAACGAATCGGGGGATCTTCTTGGTCAGGGATTCTCGCCAGGGACAAATTATACAGGGACAGGACCGGCATTATTCCTCAGCCGTTTGCAGTCCGCAGTGGATCAGGCGATGAACAAAGCTGATCTTCAGCCAGGAGAGATCGATTATGTGCAGTATGGTCTAGCCGGAGCGGATCGTCCTGAGGACAGGGTCATCTTGAATCAGCTGGTAAGCTCAATGCCGTTTCAACACTGGGGACTTGAGTGCGATACACTCCAAGGGTTGAGATCCGGAAGCCCTGAATATCTTGGGGTTGTTATCATTTGCGGCTCAGGGACTAACGCAGCTGGAAGAGATAAATATGGAAAAACAGTGCAAATAGGTGGTTTTGGTTACCGGTTTGGCGATGCCGCAGGAGGGGCCTTTATGGCTCAGGAAACTTTCCGCGCTGCCATCCGGTCTTGGGAAACGAGAGATGACAAAACCATGCTCGAAGAGATGGTTCCAAAAGAACTTGGCTTCTCCACAATGGGAGAACTGTATCGATTCGCTTTAGACAATCAGGATTTCTCGGTGCCTTCAGCACTTACACACGTGCTCCATGAAGCTGCGGAAAAAAACGATCAGACGGCGATCAGCTTGTTAAGAAACGTTGGTGAAGAGTTGGGTAAGGCAGGTAAGGCCGTCATCAATCAGCTCCCTGCATTGCATGAAGTGATGATTCCCATTGTGTTAAATGGCTCGGTTTTGCAAAAAGGGAAAAGCCCTGACTTGATCAATCGTTTGAAAGAAACGCTTGAGAACAATGGCATTCACGATTATGAGTTGATCAATTCGACGATATTGCCGGTACATGGTTCAGTATTTCTGGCATTTGATGCATTAGGGATCGCTATTCCCTATGAAAAAATCCATGCGCATGAATCGTTTCAGATTGGCAAGGAGGATGAATCATGA